GTGCTTTTCCAGCAGCCCAACCCACTCCATCCGCCGCTGGAAGAAGCAGAAGTAACACCCGGATCTCGTTCGCCAGGAATAGTAATCGGGCAGCCCAACGCCGCTCTCATCGAGGATGCGGCGGACGTCTTCGGCTACGATACCCTCCTCGACGAACGGCAGGACCGTCACAATGTTCGGCCGCGTGGAGACGTAGGCCGTCCGATCTTCGTCGGCCCTGATTCCTACATACATCTGAACCTGATCGTTGCCCACGTACTTTTCAAAAGGCTTCATCTTCAGGACGTGGGTGCACCATCGCATCCGGGAGGACGGGAGGTATCCACCCTTGACCTTGAGCCAGTGATCGAACCCGCGGTCGTCCCGCAGCCGGGTAATCCTGATTCCGAGTGCGTACTCGATCTTCGACAGGTATTCGTAAGTTTCCGGCAATTCCTTGTCGGTGTCGCAGAAGACGTACTCCATCCCCGGCACGCGACCGCGCATGTGGATGGCGAGGGCGGTGCTGTCCTTCCCTCCGGAGAGCATCAGGATGTGGCGAGGCGTCGTCATTCTTGGGATTCTCCCGCGCTCGTCACGCAGTTGTTAGCTCGGGTGGTCATCATCCGGCACGCTCTGCTTCGTCCATGAGCTGCCGGACCAGTTCGGCCAGGATGGCCACGCTCACGTCCTTCCGGTCCAGCACCTTTTCATCACGCAGCACCCGACGGACTTCCTCACGCACGCGGTTCGCCTGCGGGGACATTTCAGGCGGCACCTGCACCACCTTCTCCACCCCTCCGCGCTCGGGGACGGTGATGCTGACCAGCAGCATAGATTTGTCGCCGTCCAGCAGGGCGTAGCCGGTGCGCTCCATCTCCAGGGCCAGCACTCGGTAGTGCTCGAAGTTCCGGGCGGCTGCCGCGAGCTGCACCTCGAAACGGGCACGGTCCTGGTCGTCCCAGT
The Gemmata palustris DNA segment above includes these coding regions:
- a CDS encoding phosphoadenosine phosphosulfate reductase family protein, with translation MTTPRHILMLSGGKDSTALAIHMRGRVPGMEYVFCDTDKELPETYEYLSKIEYALGIRITRLRDDRGFDHWLKVKGGYLPSSRMRWCTHVLKMKPFEKYVGNDQVQMYVGIRADEDRTAYVSTRPNIVTVLPFVEEGIVAEDVRRILDESGVGLPDYYSWRTRSGCYFCFFQRRMEWVGLLEKHPELFELSKQYEKINEETGERYTWNQRESLEELSAPERVREIKARHQKAMEGQQKKRVNLPLLDVLDEVLEDESDEPPCFMCHT